The Deltaproteobacteria bacterium genome contains the following window.
TATGGTTCAAATCCGTAACGTACCAACAACGATACATCGTCGTCTAAAAGCTCGCGCCGCAATTGAAGGCATGACAATGTCAGATTACATATTGCGTGAAGTTATTAAATCTCTTGAAAAACCACCACGGCAAGAGGTTCTTAAACGATTTTAAAAATCGAGACCACGCTCTTTGCATAATCGACGCGCCTGTGTATGCGCTTTCTTATTAATCGCAAAAAAGGCTGCGCGTGCATTACCCACATCATTAAGGCTGCAGTAGCCAAGAAAAATAAGCATTCTGGCAGTGTTGCTATCTTCAAGCGCTATTGATTGTCGGGCAACACGTATGCTTTCAAGATAGTTACCGGTAAAGTCCAAATTCTGAGCTTCTGTCAATTTAGCCTGCGCGGTGGCCAAGTTAGGTATTTTAAGTAGATTTGTATCTTCAATATCTTCATTAGTGTCACGAGTTATATTGTTATTAGACGGCACTGAAAAATGTATTACTTGTTGGTTAGCTTGTGGGGTAAAAGGCGCAGGCTCATTATTAACATTAAAGGCCGTCACCTCATCTTTGGGCTCAGCAAATACAAATTCTGCTGAATCATTTTGCATAGTAATGATTGCAAAACTAATCAGTAGCGCAACAGTAGTTAACATTAACACAGCTATTGTTAGCTGCTGTAATTTTTTACGTAGTTTAAGTTTATTTTTTAATTTCACCGCAACAGTAGGAGTTGTACTTTCTAAATCATCCCTAAAAGCTTCGCGTACAAATGCAGAAATACTAGGATAGCGCTCAGCTGGTTTTTTGCTTAAGGCTCTATTAATCGCGTGTTCAAGTCGAGGTGATACATGAGGAGCTAGCTCATGTAATGGTAGTGGATCTTCGTTTACTATTTGATAAAGAACGGTTTCAAGACAATCACCATTAAAAGCGGGTTTACCCGCAATCAATTCATAAGCTAATGCTCCTAAAGAAAATTGATCAGTAGCCGGGCCAACGCGTTGATGATCAGTACTAATCTGCTCTGGTGACATATAGCGAGGAGTACCCAGAGTACGCGAAGTAGTGCTTTCAAGTGTATCAGCACCTAAAATTTTTGATACACCAAAATCAATTACTTTTACTAAAATGCCTTCTGGCAAGTTAGCGCTTCCACTAATTAAAAATATATTACGTGGTTTAAGGTCTCTATGTATTACACTTTGCGCATGTGCTACTTCTAAAGCAGCAGCTGTCTGAAATAAAACGCTACGCACTAGCTCTTTACTTAGCGGCCCACGTTTCATACGTTCATGTAAACTTTCGCCTTCAAGATACTCCATAACTAAAAAAGGAGTGCCATCAGGCATAGCATTCCAATCTATTACCGCTGCAACATTTGGATGGCGAACTCGTGCACCTATTGCTGCCTCACGGCGAAAGCGTTGGTAAAATTCATCGTCTGAAGCGTAATTTGATTTGATTATTTTTACTGCGACCCGTAGTTCTGGCAGACGTAAGTTTTCAGCCTCATAAACTACACTCATGCCACCGCTACCAATTTTGCGTATGATCCGGTAGCTGCCTCCTACTATTGTGTTGGCGGCTAATTCAGGAATTTTAATTGTAGAACCCACGTGCAATAACTTTATAAAATAATTTCAACTGCTAAAAGTAAAAACCATATTATTAAAGTTATTTCAGAAAGCTGATGGCATCAATTTCCCATAATAGATATATAAGAGCTAATGCTTCATGATTAGCTGGCTGTTCATTAAATTGTTGTAATATCTCGGCAAGCTTATGAGTTCCATCAATTTGAGTAACAACTTGCTGACCAATCGCCGTCAGTGGTGGCAAATCATTCTGATACTCAGAATTATCAAATCGCACTACCGCATTATCATAGAGTAATAAACTTTCACGTAAAAATGATGCATCGGCAGAATATGCCGCTTTTAAAATCAATTGATTGGGAATTAGCTTGAGATCTAACTTTTCTCCTAGGTAGCGTGCACCCTCAAAAAACAAGTATTGACCTACACGCCAATGACATAAATCAACTAGGCGCTCTATTTGTTGAGTAATAATTGCATGCTCTACTGCTGCCGCATCCATTAATCCCAAGCGCACCAAAGTTAAATTAAGGTGGTTTTGGTCTTCATGCATTACCGCAATAGCTTGTTTTAACTCTGCTTCTGACAATAAACCTTGGCGTACTAATAATGCACTTAAACGTTCGGCATCTAAATTCGAGGTAATAAAAACAG
Protein-coding sequences here:
- a CDS encoding serine/threonine protein kinase, translated to MGSTIKIPELAANTIVGGSYRIIRKIGSGGMSVVYEAENLRLPELRVAVKIIKSNYASDDEFYQRFRREAAIGARVRHPNVAAVIDWNAMPDGTPFLVMEYLEGESLHERMKRGPLSKELVRSVLFQTAAALEVAHAQSVIHRDLKPRNIFLISGSANLPEGILVKVIDFGVSKILGADTLESTTSRTLGTPRYMSPEQISTDHQRVGPATDQFSLGALAYELIAGKPAFNGDCLETVLYQIVNEDPLPLHELAPHVSPRLEHAINRALSKKPAERYPSISAFVREAFRDDLESTTPTVAVKLKNKLKLRKKLQQLTIAVLMLTTVALLISFAIITMQNDSAEFVFAEPKDEVTAFNVNNEPAPFTPQANQQVIHFSVPSNNNITRDTNEDIEDTNLLKIPNLATAQAKLTEAQNLDFTGNYLESIRVARQSIALEDSNTARMLIFLGYCSLNDVGNARAAFFAINKKAHTQARRLCKERGLDF
- a CDS encoding DUF4388 domain-containing protein, yielding MSSYRINDPRQGLIGPIKLETVRDLVSTGVIQDDVLISKDDGQWQPVTEFAEVFGRPEPAGHRKASYIGELSKTSFFKIFSRLYFSQADGMLIVKSPPRQKEIYLEKGKPVFITSNLDAERLSALLVRQGLLSEAELKQAIAVMHEDQNHLNLTLVRLGLMDAAAVEHAIITQQIERLVDLCHWRVGQYLFFEGARYLGEKLDLKLIPNQLILKAAYSADASFLRESLLLYDNAVVRFDNSEYQNDLPPLTAIGQQVVTQIDGTHKLAEILQQFNEQPANHEALALIYLLWEIDAISFLK